One window of the Oceanicaulis sp. genome contains the following:
- a CDS encoding sigma-70 family RNA polymerase sigma factor, whose protein sequence is MQDGGASDGDLVARALAGEDRAFTLLMRRTKEPLYRFARRHIGDEDLAYDMVQQAFVAAWRSLRKYDPAYPFEAWMRTIVRNKCRDEQRKARVRRWINFSPVTGSGAERDAPQDAADPERATADRDQLERAKTAINALPDGLKTPLILTAFEGLTMAEAAQELGLTEKAVETRLYRARKKMAQMLGA, encoded by the coding sequence ATGCAGGACGGGGGCGCATCGGACGGCGACCTGGTGGCCAGGGCGCTCGCCGGCGAGGACCGGGCGTTCACCCTGCTCATGCGCCGGACCAAGGAGCCGCTGTACCGGTTTGCTCGTCGCCATATCGGCGATGAGGACCTCGCCTACGACATGGTCCAGCAGGCGTTCGTTGCGGCCTGGCGGTCGCTGCGCAAATACGATCCCGCCTACCCCTTCGAGGCGTGGATGCGCACCATCGTGCGCAACAAATGCCGCGACGAACAGCGAAAGGCGCGCGTGCGCCGCTGGATCAATTTCAGCCCGGTGACCGGTTCCGGCGCCGAGCGGGACGCACCGCAAGACGCCGCCGACCCGGAACGCGCCACGGCCGATCGAGACCAGCTCGAGCGGGCGAAGACGGCGATCAACGCCCTGCCCGACGGTCTCAAAACCCCGCTCATCCTCACCGCCTTCGAAGGCCTGACGATGGCCGAAGCCGCCCAAGAGCTCGGCCTGACGGAAAAGGCGGTGGAGACCCGGCTGTACCGGGCGAGGAAGAAAATGGCGCAGATGTTGGGAGCGTAG
- a CDS encoding copper resistance CopC family protein, with the protein MMVRALTAAVALVSFTAAAYAHAGLKSSSIEDGATLETAPPEITLEFTAEVGLASVQLETADGSSLETGFSPDRSFAVEHAAPLPELSEGAYVLEWRALARDGHVMTGEISFSVTGGDA; encoded by the coding sequence ATGATGGTGCGCGCTCTCACCGCTGCGGTCGCCCTGGTGAGTTTCACCGCGGCCGCCTACGCCCATGCCGGCCTCAAGTCATCCTCGATCGAGGATGGCGCGACGCTGGAAACGGCGCCGCCCGAAATCACGCTCGAATTCACTGCTGAGGTCGGATTGGCGTCGGTGCAGTTGGAGACCGCCGACGGCAGTTCGCTCGAAACCGGGTTTTCACCAGACCGAAGCTTTGCGGTGGAGCACGCCGCGCCGCTTCCTGAACTGTCCGAAGGCGCATACGTCCTTGAATGGCGCGCGCTTGCACGGGACGGCCACGTCATGACAGGAGAGATCAGCTTCTCCGTGACCGGCGGCGATGCCTGA
- a CDS encoding CusA/CzcA family heavy metal efflux RND transporter produces the protein MQTTDSGLRDPSKGWVAGLISWSIQNKLLVLIGAVVLLVGGLRAVQSTPLDAVPDMTDTQVIVRTEFPGQSPQLVEDLVTYPMASALLGLPRTEDVRGVSMFGSSFIYVVFEDGVDQYWARSRVLEALSRMQAELPAGATPELGPDATGVGWVYQYALVDRTGERDLADLRALQDWFLRFELAAVDGVAEVASVGGFQREFQVLLDPDRLRAFGVALPDVIEAVRRSSLEASGSIVEQAETEFFVRARGYVTTAEELEQVSLYAEDGAPVTLADLGRVIEGPALRRGVTELNGEGEVVSGIIVMRDGENALEVIDRVTERIDELSAGLPEGVEIVSVYDRAPLIEGAVEYLQHKLIEEAIAVTLVVLIFLLHVRSAFVSVITLPLGVLAAFIVMQAQGVTANIMSLGGIAIAIGAMVDASIVMVENANRRLADLPPDASKADRDAARIKAVQEVGPGVFFSLLIITVSFLPVFALTGESFRLFSPLAYTKTYAMAFAAALSVTLVPVLIMLLVRGRVRPESANPIMRVLIAGYRPVLRLALRFRWVTLGLTVVLLASSALPLARLGGEFMPPLYEGELLYMPTTLPGVSTAEARDILSTTNRLIMTVPEVEQAFGKAGRADTATDPAPMSMIETWIRLKPREEWRPGLTPEALIEELNERVAMPGLVNSWGYPIKIRMDMISTGVRTPVGVKITGDDLSEIERVAADVARVVEGVDGARSAFADRTMGGRYLEITPDRRELARQNVDLASVQAVINAAMGGRPVSESVQGRERYAIAVRYDRPFRNQPSAVGDLLVTSRDGAQIPLSELADIAFVDGPPMIRSENARLTGWVFVDVAGRDIASFVNDAQRVVAEEVALPSGYAVEWSGQFEQMIEARERLSLAIPAAILIVFVLLMLHFGRVDRTLMIMASLPFALIGGLWSLWLAGYDMSVATAVGFIALGGIAVETAVVMVLYLDQQVREHPPRTQDELFEAVMAGAAMRLRPKLMTVLTIFAGLAPVFITDGLGADVMRRIALPMVGGMVSTLVLTLLVVPAIYFLWEAFRLRLDRDASEVSNSLSTRTEA, from the coding sequence ATGCAAACCACTGACTCCGGGCTTCGCGACCCGTCCAAGGGCTGGGTCGCCGGCCTCATTTCCTGGTCGATCCAGAACAAGCTCCTGGTCCTGATCGGCGCGGTGGTGTTGCTGGTGGGCGGGCTTCGCGCTGTCCAGTCGACGCCGCTCGATGCGGTGCCGGACATGACCGACACCCAGGTCATCGTACGCACGGAGTTTCCTGGCCAGAGCCCTCAGCTGGTCGAAGACCTCGTCACCTATCCGATGGCGAGCGCGCTGCTGGGCTTGCCGCGGACGGAGGACGTGCGCGGCGTCTCCATGTTCGGGTCCTCCTTCATCTACGTGGTGTTCGAGGACGGGGTGGATCAGTATTGGGCGCGCTCTCGCGTGCTTGAGGCGCTCTCGCGCATGCAGGCCGAACTGCCCGCCGGCGCGACTCCGGAGCTCGGTCCCGACGCCACAGGCGTCGGCTGGGTCTATCAGTACGCCCTGGTGGACCGCACCGGCGAGCGCGACCTCGCCGATTTGCGCGCCCTTCAGGACTGGTTCCTGCGCTTTGAACTCGCCGCCGTGGACGGTGTGGCGGAGGTCGCCTCGGTCGGCGGCTTTCAGCGCGAGTTTCAAGTGCTCCTTGATCCCGACAGGCTGCGCGCGTTCGGTGTGGCGCTTCCTGACGTGATCGAAGCGGTGCGCCGGTCCTCGCTTGAAGCAAGCGGCAGCATCGTCGAGCAGGCCGAGACCGAATTTTTCGTGCGCGCACGAGGCTATGTGACGACCGCCGAAGAACTTGAGCAGGTCTCGCTCTACGCCGAGGACGGCGCTCCGGTGACCCTCGCCGATCTCGGCCGGGTCATCGAGGGGCCGGCGCTGCGGCGCGGCGTGACCGAGCTCAACGGCGAAGGAGAGGTGGTCTCAGGCATCATCGTTATGCGCGATGGCGAGAACGCGCTTGAAGTCATCGACCGGGTGACCGAACGCATCGATGAATTGTCGGCCGGCCTGCCGGAGGGCGTGGAGATCGTTTCAGTCTACGATCGCGCGCCGTTGATCGAAGGCGCGGTCGAGTATCTACAGCACAAGCTCATCGAGGAGGCGATCGCGGTCACGCTTGTGGTGCTGATCTTCCTCCTCCACGTGCGTTCCGCGTTCGTGTCGGTCATCACCCTTCCGCTCGGCGTCCTCGCCGCCTTTATTGTCATGCAGGCTCAGGGCGTCACCGCGAACATCATGTCGCTGGGCGGAATCGCCATTGCAATCGGCGCCATGGTCGACGCCTCCATCGTCATGGTGGAGAACGCCAACCGCCGCCTTGCAGACCTACCGCCCGACGCCTCGAAGGCCGATCGGGACGCCGCGCGGATCAAGGCTGTGCAGGAGGTCGGGCCAGGCGTCTTCTTCTCGCTTCTGATCATTACGGTCTCCTTCCTTCCCGTCTTCGCCCTTACCGGTGAAAGCTTCCGGCTCTTCTCCCCACTCGCCTACACCAAGACCTACGCCATGGCGTTCGCGGCGGCCCTGTCGGTGACGCTGGTTCCGGTCCTGATTATGCTGCTGGTGCGCGGCCGCGTGCGGCCCGAGAGCGCCAATCCGATCATGCGGGTCCTCATCGCCGGGTATCGGCCCGTCCTGCGCCTGGCGCTGCGGTTCCGCTGGGTGACGCTCGGGCTGACCGTGGTGCTGCTCGCGAGCTCGGCGCTTCCGCTCGCCCGACTCGGCGGTGAGTTCATGCCGCCGCTCTATGAGGGCGAGCTTCTGTATATGCCGACGACGCTTCCCGGCGTCTCGACGGCCGAGGCGCGCGACATCCTCTCCACCACGAACCGGCTGATCATGACGGTCCCCGAAGTCGAACAGGCCTTCGGCAAGGCCGGGCGGGCCGACACGGCGACCGATCCCGCGCCCATGTCCATGATCGAGACCTGGATACGCCTGAAGCCGCGCGAGGAATGGCGACCGGGCCTGACGCCGGAGGCCCTGATCGAAGAGTTGAACGAGCGCGTCGCGATGCCGGGGCTTGTCAATTCCTGGGGCTACCCGATCAAGATCCGCATGGACATGATCTCGACCGGCGTGCGTACGCCGGTGGGGGTGAAGATCACCGGCGACGACTTGTCCGAAATCGAACGCGTCGCCGCCGATGTGGCCCGTGTCGTGGAAGGCGTGGACGGCGCACGTTCGGCGTTCGCGGACCGCACCATGGGCGGGCGCTATCTGGAAATCACGCCGGACCGCCGCGAGCTGGCGCGGCAGAATGTCGATCTCGCCAGCGTTCAGGCGGTGATCAACGCCGCGATGGGCGGACGCCCGGTGAGCGAGAGCGTTCAGGGACGCGAGCGCTACGCCATCGCAGTACGCTACGACCGGCCGTTCCGAAACCAGCCGTCCGCAGTCGGCGACCTCCTGGTGACAAGCCGGGACGGCGCTCAGATCCCCTTGTCGGAACTCGCCGACATCGCTTTCGTCGACGGGCCGCCCATGATCCGCTCGGAGAACGCCCGTCTGACCGGCTGGGTGTTCGTGGACGTCGCAGGCCGCGACATCGCTTCGTTCGTCAACGATGCGCAGCGCGTGGTGGCTGAAGAGGTCGCGCTGCCGTCCGGTTATGCGGTGGAATGGTCGGGCCAATTCGAACAGATGATCGAGGCGCGCGAACGCCTTTCGCTCGCGATCCCCGCCGCCATTCTGATCGTGTTCGTATTGCTGATGCTGCATTTCGGGCGTGTGGACCGGACGCTCATGATCATGGCCTCGCTGCCCTTCGCCCTGATCGGCGGCCTGTGGTCGCTCTGGCTCGCCGGCTACGACATGTCCGTCGCGACCGCTGTCGGGTTCATCGCGCTTGGCGGCATCGCGGTGGAGACCGCAGTGGTGATGGTGCTCTATCTCGACCAGCAGGTCCGCGAGCATCCGCCCCGAACTCAGGACGAGCTGTTCGAAGCGGTGATGGCCGGCGCGGCCATGCGACTTCGTCCGAAACTGATGACGGTGCTGACCATTTTCGCCGGCCTGGCGCCGGTCTTCATCACCGACGGGCTCGGCGCAGACGTGATGCGCCGGATCGCGCTGCCCATGGTTGGCGGCATGGTCTCGACCCTGGTGCTGACCCTGTTGGTGGTTCCAGCGATCTATTTCCTGTGGGAGGCGTTCCGGCTCAGGCTGGACCGGGATGCGTCCGAAGTCTCAAACTCTCTCTCAACCCGAACGGAGGCCTGA
- a CDS encoding periplasmic heavy metal sensor, whose protein sequence is MSKLGFYQALCVLLALAAGALGAWCVTHYFAPTDTGPSLHQMVHDELELSAEQADAIAGIEARYQTRRRALEDEMQAANARLAAAIDADKAYTDEVQAAIEDFHGAMGALQRETIVFVLEMREVLTPEQQARFDATVTATLTHPGR, encoded by the coding sequence ATGAGCAAGCTCGGCTTCTACCAGGCGCTCTGCGTCCTTCTGGCCCTCGCCGCAGGCGCACTCGGGGCCTGGTGCGTGACGCATTATTTCGCGCCGACCGACACCGGCCCCTCTCTTCACCAGATGGTCCATGACGAGCTTGAGCTTTCGGCTGAACAGGCCGACGCCATCGCCGGGATCGAGGCGCGCTATCAAACACGGCGCCGCGCCCTGGAGGACGAAATGCAGGCGGCCAACGCCCGCCTCGCCGCGGCGATCGACGCGGACAAGGCTTACACCGACGAGGTTCAGGCGGCGATCGAGGACTTTCACGGCGCCATGGGCGCGCTCCAGCGAGAGACCATCGTTTTCGTCCTGGAAATGCGCGAGGTGCTGACCCCCGAGCAGCAGGCGCGCTTCGACGCCACCGTCACCGCGACCCTGACCCACCCCGGGCGGTGA
- a CDS encoding copper-binding protein: MTRPPLFLIAASTAALIAACSEPEAREDAAEAFSAGEQTASSGTDHGGMDHGEMDGDDMHAETDHGDMNHGEMADGDMHAGMDHGGMDHGGMTAAEATAEGVVNTIDPDAGSVNITHPPMPEINWPEMTMDIPVTGTVDLSGFSEGDTVRFTVRRGRDDVFRIVEMTPAEADE, encoded by the coding sequence ATGACCCGTCCACCCCTGTTTCTGATTGCTGCATCCACCGCAGCCCTGATCGCGGCCTGCTCTGAGCCCGAGGCGCGCGAGGACGCCGCCGAAGCGTTCTCCGCGGGCGAGCAGACCGCTTCCTCCGGTACGGATCACGGCGGTATGGACCACGGCGAGATGGACGGCGATGACATGCACGCGGAGACGGACCATGGCGATATGAACCATGGCGAAATGGCCGACGGCGACATGCACGCGGGAATGGACCATGGCGGTATGGATCACGGCGGCATGACGGCGGCTGAAGCCACAGCCGAGGGCGTGGTCAACACCATCGACCCGGACGCCGGCTCGGTAAACATCACCCATCCGCCTATGCCCGAGATCAACTGGCCGGAAATGACCATGGACATTCCCGTCACCGGAACCGTCGACCTTTCCGGGTTCAGCGAGGGCGATACGGTGCGTTTCACTGTTCGGCGCGGACGCGACGACGTCTTCCGCATCGTGGAGATGACGCCGGCTGAGGCGGACGAATGA
- a CDS encoding efflux RND transporter periplasmic adaptor subunit: MKRTLLMLSAGIAMLAAPAPILIAATTAHAQSPEAASSEDGEQRYTCPMHPHYISDDPGSCPICGMDLVPMEGGGADVQGGASAGARPAVTISPAMLQTVGVRTAEVERAEFGGRIEAFAQIAANERLQSAVSTRTPGWIERLYVRAVGDEVGTGDLLFEFYSPELVAAQMDYFSARASNARRAEASLRRLEALGMGPIAIARMRERGEPLRIVPVFAERDGVVSQLNVAEGDYLPVGADVLTLQDYSTVWVIAEAPQSDLVHLAEGQSADVRLARGGAAVSGEVDYIYPTFDARTRTGRVRVAVPNPSGALRPGAFASVTFAGDSERRLAVPSEAVLYSEDGARVVVALGGGRFEPRAIETGLSENGFTEVRRGLAEGETVVASGQFLIDSESRLRESFARMQGADTPLSALELSEAEFAMVDHVVDAALYVHEALRDGYDVQPSFFQPAIDAAEMIADRYPGRLGTIMEESVTTLQDLTEARTASELQVGLDALVETIRPWLMSRPQRYEALGLSIYEADGRAWLEAGTARPFNPYGDADPRRVTWPEAAPEHEQAEGMTEDPMRAGGGHANH, translated from the coding sequence ATGAAACGCACACTGCTCATGCTGTCGGCGGGGATCGCCATGCTCGCCGCGCCGGCGCCGATCCTTATCGCTGCGACCACCGCCCATGCGCAATCGCCTGAGGCCGCGTCGTCTGAGGATGGCGAGCAGCGCTATACCTGCCCGATGCATCCTCATTACATCTCGGATGACCCTGGAAGCTGTCCGATCTGCGGGATGGACCTGGTGCCGATGGAGGGGGGCGGCGCGGACGTCCAAGGGGGAGCTTCGGCCGGCGCGCGTCCGGCCGTGACCATCTCTCCCGCCATGCTTCAGACGGTGGGCGTACGGACCGCCGAGGTCGAGCGCGCCGAGTTCGGGGGGCGTATCGAAGCGTTCGCCCAGATCGCAGCCAATGAGCGTCTCCAGTCTGCGGTCTCCACCCGCACCCCGGGCTGGATCGAACGGCTCTATGTGCGCGCCGTCGGCGACGAGGTGGGCACCGGCGATCTGTTGTTCGAATTCTACAGTCCCGAGCTGGTGGCCGCACAGATGGATTATTTCTCGGCGCGCGCCTCCAATGCGCGCCGCGCCGAGGCGTCGCTTCGCCGCCTGGAGGCGCTCGGCATGGGACCGATCGCCATCGCCCGCATGCGCGAGCGCGGCGAGCCCCTGCGCATCGTCCCGGTCTTCGCCGAACGCGATGGTGTCGTATCCCAGCTGAACGTCGCCGAAGGCGATTATCTGCCGGTCGGTGCGGACGTCCTGACGCTGCAGGATTATTCGACGGTCTGGGTGATCGCCGAGGCCCCGCAGAGCGATCTGGTGCACCTGGCCGAGGGGCAGAGCGCCGATGTGCGGCTGGCTCGCGGCGGCGCGGCGGTCAGCGGCGAAGTGGATTACATCTATCCGACTTTCGATGCGCGCACACGGACAGGACGTGTTCGCGTGGCCGTGCCGAACCCGTCCGGCGCGCTGCGCCCCGGCGCGTTCGCCAGCGTCACGTTTGCGGGTGATAGCGAGCGCCGGCTCGCCGTGCCCAGCGAAGCGGTGCTCTACAGCGAGGATGGCGCGCGCGTCGTCGTCGCGCTTGGCGGCGGTCGTTTCGAACCGCGTGCGATCGAGACCGGGCTCAGCGAAAACGGCTTCACCGAGGTGAGACGCGGCCTCGCGGAGGGCGAGACCGTCGTCGCTTCCGGCCAGTTCCTCATCGACAGTGAAAGCCGACTGCGGGAGAGCTTTGCTCGCATGCAGGGCGCAGACACGCCTCTGAGCGCGCTTGAATTGTCCGAGGCCGAGTTCGCGATGGTGGATCATGTCGTTGACGCGGCGCTCTATGTCCACGAGGCGCTGCGCGACGGCTATGACGTCCAGCCCTCCTTCTTCCAGCCCGCAATCGACGCGGCGGAGATGATCGCGGATCGGTATCCGGGGCGTTTGGGAACGATCATGGAGGAGTCGGTCACGACTCTGCAGGATCTGACCGAGGCGCGGACCGCGTCCGAACTTCAAGTCGGTCTGGACGCTCTGGTGGAGACCATCCGCCCATGGTTGATGAGCCGGCCGCAGCGCTATGAAGCGCTCGGGCTGTCGATTTATGAAGCGGACGGGCGCGCCTGGCTTGAGGCAGGGACCGCCCGGCCGTTCAACCCCTACGGCGATGCAGACCCGAGACGGGTGACGTGGCCCGAAGCGGCGCCGGAGCATGAACAAGCCGAAGGCATGACCGAAGACCCCATGCGCGCCGGAGGGGGTCATGCAAACCACTGA
- a CDS encoding CopD family protein, which produces MPDAFTLAVFAAKLCVLAAALTSAGLGWAIALGGDLARRVRRALVFAAALAAVLAYALLLLTANAQLGGAWASALDPSTLGWIWPGRQAQVLVLSLGLASVVAASVAKLRLLGLAAVLLIGVSFALSGHAAALEDGLLAQIGVAIHGFAASFWFIAPLLLWPRGDGYDASVVRRFSEAAIWIVPMVFAAGGYLAWRLAGGLTELFTTAYGQLLSAKLAVALVVLALGAVNKQIVSRWLATDPPQGRRLLRLTLGADAAVFLTALALVSWATTVSGPS; this is translated from the coding sequence ATGCCTGACGCGTTTACGCTGGCTGTGTTCGCGGCGAAGCTCTGCGTCCTCGCCGCTGCGCTGACGTCCGCGGGGCTGGGCTGGGCGATCGCGCTCGGCGGCGATCTTGCGCGCCGGGTGAGGCGGGCTTTGGTCTTCGCGGCTGCGCTGGCCGCGGTTCTCGCCTATGCGCTACTTCTGCTCACCGCCAACGCCCAGCTGGGCGGCGCCTGGGCGTCCGCGCTCGATCCTTCCACACTCGGCTGGATATGGCCCGGCCGCCAGGCTCAAGTGCTGGTGCTCAGCCTTGGACTTGCTTCCGTAGTCGCGGCGTCAGTCGCCAAGCTCCGTCTGCTCGGTCTCGCCGCCGTGCTGCTGATCGGCGTGTCGTTCGCCCTGAGCGGCCACGCCGCGGCTCTGGAAGACGGGCTCCTCGCCCAGATCGGCGTAGCGATTCACGGGTTCGCCGCGTCGTTCTGGTTCATCGCACCGCTGCTCCTTTGGCCTCGGGGCGATGGCTACGACGCGAGCGTCGTCAGGCGGTTCAGCGAAGCGGCGATCTGGATCGTCCCGATGGTCTTCGCTGCAGGCGGATATCTCGCCTGGCGCCTCGCCGGCGGGCTGACCGAACTCTTCACCACCGCCTACGGACAGCTCCTGAGCGCCAAACTCGCCGTCGCCCTGGTTGTGCTCGCACTCGGCGCCGTCAACAAGCAGATCGTGAGCCGGTGGCTCGCCACGGATCCGCCTCAGGGGCGACGTCTTCTGCGACTCACGCTTGGAGCTGATGCGGCGGTCTTCCTCACGGCGCTGGCTCTGGTGAGCTGGGCGACCACGGTGAGCGGCCCGTCCTAG
- a CDS encoding TolC family protein, translating into MLILAALAATLSATPAPDVAALSARLDEHPALAALAVEAEARRLDGRSRLGLPNPSVALGVNNVPVNDPLQFDEYLPSSKSVTLTQALPSRGLREARSAADQARADVAMTMMRMRRDQLEAALRVSLREIDAAGDIEQLVARQLAVYDDLAEVLESATAAGESRFVALADIDADRAVADTTAADAARMAAQARSRLESLVGAVDTAPNLETIEPPTSDRHLRFHAVALAEAQARAAEAGVEIRERDFDLGYEVSVSYFQRESGAMFDGDDWVSARVGVSVPLWSRWNQQPALEAARRDADAAALRTADARRSALDEFRAATAAYAAARRSRSALEGRIEALQALAAAAQREYEAGYGDLRPVLEARASALEVQVRLLQLDLEADRAAARINALTLD; encoded by the coding sequence ATGCTGATCCTCGCCGCACTCGCCGCCACCCTGTCCGCAACGCCCGCTCCTGACGTGGCGGCGTTGAGCGCGCGCCTCGACGAGCACCCGGCGCTCGCCGCCCTCGCGGTCGAGGCCGAGGCGCGCCGCCTTGACGGTCGCAGCCGGCTCGGCCTGCCGAACCCCAGCGTCGCGCTCGGCGTCAACAACGTGCCGGTGAACGACCCGCTTCAGTTCGACGAATACCTGCCGAGCTCGAAATCGGTCACGCTGACCCAGGCCCTGCCCAGCCGGGGACTGCGCGAGGCCCGCTCCGCCGCCGACCAGGCCCGCGCAGACGTCGCAATGACGATGATGCGCATGCGCCGCGACCAGCTTGAAGCCGCACTTCGTGTGTCGCTGCGCGAGATCGACGCGGCTGGCGATATCGAACAGCTGGTCGCCCGTCAGCTCGCGGTCTACGACGACCTGGCCGAAGTGCTGGAAAGCGCTACGGCGGCCGGCGAAAGCCGGTTTGTTGCATTGGCCGATATCGACGCCGACCGCGCCGTCGCCGACACGACCGCCGCCGACGCCGCCCGCATGGCGGCCCAGGCGCGCAGCCGTCTGGAAAGCCTGGTGGGCGCTGTCGATACGGCGCCGAACCTTGAAACCATCGAGCCGCCGACGAGCGACAGGCACCTCCGCTTCCATGCGGTCGCGCTTGCCGAGGCCCAGGCGCGCGCGGCCGAGGCGGGCGTGGAGATCCGGGAACGCGATTTCGACCTCGGCTACGAGGTGTCGGTCAGCTACTTCCAGCGCGAGTCCGGGGCGATGTTCGACGGCGACGACTGGGTGTCGGCGCGGGTCGGGGTTTCGGTTCCGCTCTGGTCGCGGTGGAACCAGCAGCCTGCGCTGGAGGCGGCGCGGCGTGACGCCGATGCGGCGGCCCTGAGAACCGCCGACGCCCGGCGCAGCGCGCTTGACGAGTTCCGGGCGGCGACGGCGGCCTACGCTGCGGCCCGCCGCTCGCGCAGCGCGCTGGAAGGGCGCATCGAAGCCCTTCAGGCGCTCGCCGCCGCCGCGCAACGCGAGTACGAGGCCGGCTACGGGGATCTGCGCCCGGTTCTGGAAGCGCGGGCAAGTGCGCTCGAGGTTCAGGTCCGCTTGCTCCAGCTGGATCTGGAGGCCGACCGCGCGGCCGCCCGCATTAACGCCCTTACGCTGGATTGA